The following are from one region of the Candidatus Methylomirabilota bacterium genome:
- the fdhD gene encoding formate dehydrogenase accessory sulfurtransferase FdhD — protein MRTYLRVRGDRAEEISGEVVREQPLTVYVNGQRFLTLLCTPIDLEALVLGYLWMEKVIDGLADVRQLEVSSVDGRAEVTLAGPVTLPTERILTSGCGGGITFRIDHRLFPRLTSTVRIRPGELVARMKELFAAAVHYRASRGIHGAGLTDGEQLLIVAEDVGRHNAVDKIKGEALLRGIPTDDRILLSTGRISSEMLLKAARMGVPIVASRTSPTEMAVGLAEQLGITVCGYVRPDGLNLYSGEGLWLAETAPARRD, from the coding sequence ATGCGGACGTACCTCAGGGTCCGCGGGGACCGCGCCGAGGAGATCAGCGGCGAGGTCGTCCGGGAGCAGCCTCTGACCGTCTACGTCAACGGCCAGCGCTTTCTCACCCTGCTCTGCACACCCATCGATCTGGAGGCGCTCGTGCTGGGCTACCTCTGGATGGAGAAGGTGATCGACGGTCTGGCCGACGTCAGGCAGCTGGAGGTCTCCTCGGTCGACGGCCGCGCCGAGGTCACCCTGGCCGGCCCCGTGACGCTGCCGACCGAGCGGATCCTCACGTCCGGCTGTGGCGGCGGCATCACGTTCCGCATCGACCATCGCCTCTTCCCTCGTCTGACCTCGACGGTCCGGATCCGTCCGGGCGAGCTGGTGGCCCGCATGAAGGAGCTGTTCGCGGCCGCCGTCCACTACCGAGCCTCGCGCGGCATCCATGGCGCGGGACTGACGGACGGTGAGCAACTGCTGATCGTCGCCGAGGACGTCGGGCGTCACAACGCGGTAGACAAGATCAAGGGCGAGGCGCTGCTGCGCGGCATCCCGACAGACGATCGGATCCTCCTGTCCACCGGGCGGATCTCCTCGGAGATGCTGCTCAAGGCCGCGCGGATGGGCGTGCCGATCGTCGCCTCCCGCACCTCCCCGACCGAGATGGCCGTGGGCCTGGCCGAGCAGCTCGGGATCACCGTGTGCGGCTACGTGCGCCCAGATGGCCTCAATCTCTACTCGGGAGAGGGACTCTGGCTGGCCGAGACGGCCCCGGCGCGCCGTGACTGA